TAGCCCGCTTCTCATCCTGCACAGCAGAGAATAATGTAATTTACAAAGGCTTTATTTCAACAAGGAAATGAATTGTGCTGTATTTATGCTTTTGGAGGGAGAATGACAGAAAGAACAACATCCTTTTTAATGTAAGGAAATAACGTAGAGAGAACACTGGAGTATATAGAGGAGCCTCTGGATCATCCTGTAATTTGAAAAATCCTTCAGAGGATACACAGCTGGAAGTCTTCCGGAGGCCTTTTCCTCTATTATCAGGTTATTTTCCTTCAACAGGCAATCAGCACAAATGTTGGCAATGCCTCTCAGGTCCGTGATCTTGTCACCAAGTAATAGAGGATGAAGAAGACAGCCACCAGTCCAGCAGAGACATAACAAAGAAGCCTGCGATTGTCCCTTCCTGAACGGGTCATAGTGGAGAAACGCTTGACACTCCCTGTCAGAAGGCCAGTTACACTCATGAAATCAGAATCCtaaggcaaataaaaaaaaagttatgtaaaagactttggccagaatcctattacttacatACCATATAAAAACATAAGGCAAACAGCATAGCTAGCAGTAGCAAAttgcatctacagtggtgccccgcaagacgagcaccccgtttaaaaacgaaatcgcattacgacaaagtttttgtgatcgcaaaacgatgtttcctatgggggaat
The Pogona vitticeps strain Pit_001003342236 chromosome 1, PviZW2.1, whole genome shotgun sequence genome window above contains:
- the BET1L gene encoding BET1-like protein isoform X1; amino-acid sequence: MAEWGRGQSANAVDDMLDSENNRMAENLATKVTRLKSLALDIDKDAEDQNHYLDGMDSDFMSVTGLLTGSVKRFSTMTRSGRDNRRLLCYVSAGLVAVFFILYYLVTRSRT